The genomic DNA CCACGTTATATGTCCTGTTCAGACTTTGTACATCAAgtctaaaaatgtatttcaaaggACAAAACTGTACACTACAACAGTTTTGGAAGACCTAGTTTCAGCCAATTTTATGGTATGTTATTTGACAGAaactttaatgaaatatatttcatCAGATTTTTCATAAACAACATAAACTTTTTGTTACTTATTATAGTTAAAGCAGCACACAGTGAGGATGGGATTAAGATACTACCCAACTTCAATCTTAAAGATTCCGATGGTCAGACAGTATTAGGTCTGGCTCTATGGAGCAACCTTCATTCTGAGGCAGCTAGATTGTTAGGAGCAGGAGCCAACATCAATGAGAAGAATTCCGATGGATTGACATTATTACACCAAGCTATAGAGAAACAGGATACAGCCAGTGCTCTGTTCTTAATAGAACACCAGGCAGACCTTGGTGTAGTGTAAGTAGTGAGCATTAGATGTAGCTTTAAGAGAATTCCTGTATAAAGCAGTCAGTTAACTTGTCTATATAGCTGTTTCATTTTCGTTGAAGTTAGATTTcattcaaattaagaaaatttcatagaaaaacaacttttgattttaaaaataattttgcagtAAGATTTTGCTAACTTGCAAATCACATTACCCAAATGTTGATTTGGGTATGATGATATTGTCATTCCTGGATTACTACTGACTGACAGTAAAATCCTTGCTAAAGTTGGCAACCATTTTGCTATGCTGGACAACTTGGGCATGTTATATTTAATGCTTCGTATAGTTTCATTGCTGTGCTTTCTACATGTTAACAAACCCCTAAATAGATGTTATtgacttcaaaaataaaagttgttaGGTTTGGAAATTACACCATTTAAATAGCTTCCTTTGAAGACTTGAAATTGATGCAACTTCAATATGGAGTTAGAATGCTTCCCTCTTAAAATGTGCATAGCTTCGAAATGAAATGAAAGGGAGTAAAGCGCTTAAGAATACATAAAACAGAataattttcaatcttttttcaGCACACCAGATGGTGAGATTCCCTTACAACATGCTATAAAGCGCCATCTACCTGTCGTGGTTGATATTCTGTGTAAAAGGGGAGCTAATATGAATCTACCTGACAAGGAAGATAACTGCCCACTATGGAATGCCTTGGATTCAGGACAACATGATATAGCACAGATACTTGTaagttaatattgaaaaaagtttgatGGGTAAAAAATTGTTGGAATCATGCtgaccatttatttttttccagtggAAAAATAACTAGTGATTATAAACCTGCTCAGACTATTATCTGAAATGTATTTTTGGTGTGCATTGTATTTAATAGTGTTCTCTGAAGTACTGTCCATACTATCTGGATTAGTtgaacatgttattttttaagtCAGAAGTTATTTAATCTCATCCTAGGTAAAACATGGATGTGACCTTGACCTGTGGTCAGCAGGACCTGGTGGTTGTAGACAAACATTATTACACAGAGCATTAGATGAGAATAATGAATCCGTAGCCTGTTTTCTCATCAAAAggtttgtagattttttttttatatataaatgaagaacTCTACTCTAAACACCATTTATACATTTCATCATTAGCGGTATCTAAGGGGGGAATATCAGGTTTAACCACCACATGATATTTCATCTGTGGAAAATACAGTGAGAACCAAATACCATTCATTTAcgaatgaaacaaatattagtGGTGGATGGGTAAAGAGAATAGTGTTGTACAAACCCCCATAAAGTTATGAAAAAGCCTTTATGATGATCTTGTAGTATTTTGATTCtcctaaattttattttctgtttgtgTGTGTGCTTTTTTACGTCAAAGTATTAAATACAGATAAAACATGTTAGTTCTTAACTTTCAAGATTTCATAATTAATGACAAtggttttgttttgcttttacaGTGGTTGTGATAAGAATAGTCCACGAAAACCAGGACCAAATGGTGAAGGGGAAGAAGACGCTAAGTAAGTTGTTTGCCTAAATTTTAGCCTTTataaaaagcttttaaaattggTATAAGAGAGAATGGTGGAGATGTAAATGAGGAATCATATTTACATGATGTACAAGATATAACCCTAATATGCTAtaattgctgttcttcatcttcaTAGTTTATGCTTACAGATTATCAGTGATGCTAAAGAATTTGCATCTATTGAAAATTAAGGCATGATTTGATATTGACATATACTGTTAACcagagaaaatataaaaatttgtgtcaGCACAAGCTTCTAAAGTTTATGTCATTAAATGAATTCCTTAATCAGTTTGTTAAATACCTTATGTTAAGTGATGTACTTCCCATGATGTTCACATTCCTCCTATTTTCTTTCAGAGAGTTATCTTCCCCTTTACACCTGGCCTGTTGTTGGGGACTAGAGACTGTTGTACAGTGTTTGATAGAGCATGATGCTGAAGTTAATGTCAAGGTAAAATAGGTTTAatctattaatttatttatttattactgaaaattcagaaattattgatttttttttttatatttgcaagTTATAatagcaataatttaaactcacattatgatatttttatttgaataacacaGGATTCTTCTAATAtcgcaaaacaaaaatttgcatttaagtctaaaatgttcaaaatcgcaataatgaatgcacacaataatttcagAATTCACATTATTGCTTCTAAGAGACAGTTATGTTTCAacacaaaattatgaattattaaagatcatataaatatatgaagaCTTGATGAGTGCACTTCATCAATTACAAAATTGAGAACttcatgcaattttttttttaatatgaaaaatggAACTGGATGAACATTACACAAACTTAACAAATGTATCTGTGTTCAtcttcaacctttatatatgttatgtattaattaaatacaacttatgtttcaatattatgaatgaacacgaatgctaCCACTTTCATTTAGGACAAAAACCATCTAAAATTGTTAAGATTTCAGttatttagcatgacttaatgatgctagtacccaatatatgtgcattgtattgtcaaaaacagcctaTATTTATGTAACAGAAGTATTCTACTttctaataaatagctaaaagattacaatttcacaattttctaaaactgctatatttttttaggccaaaaaggggtcttactaaACCTACTTCTTTATATATTGGAAATGTTGTTTTCTTGAAATTAATAATGGCATTATATAAAGATTTATTGAAGTAAAATGATATGTAATGAATGTTTTACAGGATGCCGATTCCAAGCGCCCAGTTCATGTTGCCATAGAAAATCAGCATACtgtgattatctcccttcttTTAGCCCACCCTTCATTAGATCTGACTGTACGTGACAAAAATGGATTCACTCCGTTTGCTGCTGCCATGACAACTAAAAATAACAAAGCAGCACAGGCCATATTAAATAGAGAACCAACTGCAGCTGAACAGGTATTTATAGAATAACttatcaaagaattcaaatagagaaaaatatccAATGAGTGACCGAACAACGCATTAATTCAGGAATGCGCATAGCGCATGAATTAATGGTCACCAGTTgaatataatttgatatttgaattctgtaattagttattctttatattacattggcaaatggctttttttaaagaaattaatgcaaaacatgtaaggaactatatcttttttctacgcattcacaatttgttttgatcagCTGTTATCAACGTCTTAACAAATCTATTGTTGATAAaatcagagagtgaaataaccaagtttatttcacatgtgaaattatcagtttttatttaactggaaattaatgtactgtgaAAGTGCTTtaattcgtggggtaccaattttcatggttttcgtGGATcactttatccacgaatttaagtgtccaacgaaatataACAACCATTGTCCAcatcaagacatggaaagatccccATCGGAAGGTTTtactactgatatgatctagtCTATGAGAACATATTGAAGAGcgccaaatctgagaatacttcAATAGCAGTCAGAGAATTACAACCGCATGCAGGATTATACccattttatctttaataacctaaaatgtacaacttttgtttttgatcgatgaaagtcagatttccggtattgatatgccagtatgataaagtgttcattttatatccccATAGTTCTCGTAGATATAAGAAATAGTTATTTCATGCTGGTCtagattttgataagaattatttgacaattcaagatacatttatagcatttgtttatgttactgttttcttttgacatgtttatggcctaattaacacctttgaagGTCTTTAAAATCACTTTAAAATGGGATAATTAGTGTTATCACTACGATTTACATTTAcaatccagactatttgtaacTTTCGTTTCTAAAGGCtcctattttttaaatattttttttagaaaaattaaaaaacccacaaacatgtaaatattgctcaaaccacgaaaattgatacccacgaattaaagtactttcacagtaactCATTGCAACCattgtaataaatttatttctctaattttatggaaatttatccctttccgaacccattgtataattttaaaatttaatcaacgtgtggttgctggtgatctcaaaagatcattggatgattttaagggtcatgacctttatagctaactggatgaatcaaaatatgctaacaggtgttaatgaaattgacaacttagtgcaatgtgaaaggcacttgaaggggattttcggtcaacaaaaaaataaaatgtattttttaattatttgagaaaccgattcttacatagttactcatGGATTAttggatttatccaatctcaatagttaaattataaattttaaagtcttcGCCGAGGGGGcttgaactttataattgatgatttaactatctcgattggataaatctgataatccactggtatcaatgtaagaatctatatttattatatagtttaaataagttgatataagaagatgtggtaatagtgccaatgagacagctctccatccagttcacaatttataaaagttgacTATTATGcatcaaagtacagtcttcaacaaggAGGCTCGGCTTACAcggaacagcaagctataaaggacccaaaaattactagtgtgaaaccattcaaacgggaaaaccaacggtctcaTCTATATAGGAAAGCACTTTCTTACATATTGAAACATATCAAATTGCTGGCTTCCATTTGAAATTCATTGAAGAAATATATAGATTTTACTTCTGGTGTTTGAGAGGTCTTTGGCGGCGGAGTGTTCCAAGCTAGTTGTTCATCAACTGTATCACAAGCTTCTCAAcgctgaggttgtgagtttcaattcttttctttgtaaagttatttttttcattatatgcTTTACAAGCGAAATTCATCAGTCTAGATTGGAGACATATCATATCTAACTTGATTAAGTAATAGAAtctctattatattttttataggttGATAACCGAGGTAGAAACTTCCTTCACATAGCCATACAGAAGACTGACATAGAAAGTGTGTTGTTTCTCATCAGtataaatgttaatgttaattCTCCTGTACAAGACTCGAAACAACTAATGCCATTACATCTAGCTGTCATGCATGGATCTGAGATTATTGTCAGGAATTTGGTAAGTgtcatacatgttatattgaAGTTTGACTACTTGTTGTTCACAATTATATGTTGGGTTACCGACTTTCATAGTAGGTAATGGAAAACCaccaattaaaatatttaactaataaaaaaaattgtataactTGAATGCAGACtttgacaaaatcaataaatcaaatacCACAATATAATTCATTGAATGAAATGAATCCACTGATATAGAGTCGGAGTATTTCTAGATCATGACTCAAAACAAACCTTTTTGACACATCctaaatacaatatataaaaaagaagatgtggtgtgattgccaatgagacaactatccacaaaagaccaaaatgacacaaacattaacatctataggtcaccgtacggccttcaacaatgagcaaagcccataccgcatagtcagatataaaaggcctaaataagacaatgtaaaacaattcaaacgagaaaacaaacggccttatttatgtaaaaaatgaatgaaaaacaaatctgtaacACACAAACAATTGACAACAAGGCTGGACTTCTTCTTGTATTGGCACTTTTCTGATAACCAGCCTTTATGAAATTGTCATGTCATAATATTTCATGTAATACTATTTGATTATTACAGTTGTTAGCAGGAGCAGATGTCAAtgccaaaaacaaacaaaaaatgacctGCCTGCACTTAGCAGCAGCAGATAACCACGCCAGTATATGTTCTGTATTGTTAGACAACAGGATAGAGTTTGATGCCTTAGATGAGAACAATAACAATGGTaagtacaataataaacaaCTATTGACTTTAGATGAGGTTGATACAATAATTTATCAAcctcaaagaaaaaatattcatggagGCCAACTTAAAggaaaacacagaaaaaaaaattataaaatcaaaacatttgcaTGAAGTCATTTACCTATGTCATTGACATTGCATCTAGGAAAATCTATATCATGGTACAGGTTAGCTGTTTCAAATCTTATACAAACCTAtgcttttagccaatgaaaaaaagaaatactttaTAGTCCTATAACagtatgatagtagaggggcattatgttttctggtcagtgtgtctgtttgtccttcCGTCCGTTTACTCTGtgctgcttcaggttaaagtttttggtcagggTAGCttttggtgaagttgaagtccaatcaacttgtaacttagttcacatgttcCCTATTATATGAGCTTCctaaatttaatgccaaataagagttttgaccccaatttcacagtccactgaacaaagaaaatgatagtgcgagtgggacaTCAGTGttctttggacacattcttgtttgtacttatgttgaaattatttttgactcagtaaatgatttaaattttcagCATTGCACATAGCTGTTCAACAAGGCCATCTACAAGCTACTAGAGTGTTGTTAACAGAATCACAAATAAATGCTGAAGCTGTTAATGCTAAGTATGTATCTTATAGCCTTTTCATCTAAATTTAGGTTTttgatgtaaaattaaaaagaaggtGAAAAAGTCTTTGTGAGACCCCGAAATTGAAAGTATTATCCTTTTCCTTTATTAAAGTATTGTTACTcaattaaaaatcatcaaacaaataatcttgatttgattttgatgcCATATAGTTGATAATAGCAAATACGCATGGGAGTTAAAAAACGagatgtgtgaaaaaaaatggcCATTCACATTAAAGCAAAAGAACCTGACTCGTAATTTTTGCATATAGTAGACAAATCAGGTTGTATAATATAATTTGATGAATGACGGGTTGTTAATGGGTGCGCGCCATTGTGCAGGGTGATTTTAATCGCGAGAAAAATGTTGTTAAAACAGAGATATTTGAATGACTCCAATATGAGCTTCCCATGGTGAACGTCAGGCCACAAACATTTCAATCATTGGATGTTGCCAACAACCATATACAGTTTTAGCTTAGGCAAATTAGCGCCATTGACTGCTTTCAATCAataacaaatggaagtttttaacgaccttgactggctatacagcccttgcaagGTCGGATTTCAATCAACTACATTTCCAAACAACTTATATAAAATGATGAAGTCTTTCAACAAGggttataaataataagcaacgatgcaaaaattgaattttagaacataaataagtctctttaaaaaatgaattaaaaacaataatatctattcaatttaacaaatatgtactgAATAGTGTCATGTACCCAGAAACAAACAATGGTTTGGAACAAACTATATCACTACGAACGACAACTCGACCTAGAACGTTACTCACATTTGTtgataatgtaaacaaacatcgATTTACAAAACACGGTAATATGTAGCAATTAATAACAATCAGAATGCTGTAGTAAAGATCATCAGGAAATAATCTGGTTTGCCGCCCGGAGATGCCGATAAgtgatattttacaaaatcatgttTTCAGAGGACGTGATGAACTGTCCTtgccaaaattacaaataattcaGGTATCTAACATTtctaacatatatttttaccaCGATAATACATTGATAATTCTGCCTTGTTAAATATACCTTATTGTCAAAGAATACAGCAATAGTTATGCCGTCAACGGCCCAAGAAAAAATCGTGATGATCAAGCATGGAATTCCGGAAATTGACtgtttccaaaaatattaaattctaaaattgagtTATCGTCCTTTTCGCGCCAGACGACTATTGAAAAGGCTATATCTTATACTCTGTAAAATACTACACCATGTTTAATTTTTCgagaatttgaattttaaaatatcttggACAAAACTTGTAAgctaagttttattttcatgtttttctttttgacaaTTTACTGGAACGTACCTATTtgctattttatattaattgccAAAGGAGCTAGAATAAAACCCTCCACAAAAATTCCCTGTTGTACAGGAAGACATGACATTAGTTTTTCAactgtatttttcatataatgattttttttttaaattgttacaaaaaTTGAATGAGAATTGAtctaatcagaaaaaaaacaacatggaCATATTTTTGATACTTATATAACTTTTTGCCACAGAGGACAGATGCCTATCCATGTACTATGTCAGTATGGGAGAGATAATGCAGCAGCCatctttgaattgtttaaagAGAGTATGCCTGATTACCCAATAGATGCTGTTGACAGTGAGGCAAATACAGGTAAGGCAAAACTGGAGGAAGAGTAGACGCCTAACaacacaatttatatatatatataggtcaccCAAATAATCTGAATGATCACCATGTTGCCATAAAGCTAATGACAAGCTCTCAAAAATGAGGAAAAGTATTATGaatgccaaagagacaactatccaagCTCAAAAGATGTGAGTGTATGGAATTATAGGAACCATATAGCTTTcaacatgaagaaaaaaaacacttactGTGTtgcaagctataaaagaccatacatgaaaaaaaaatcagaaatggGCATATACAGAATGATGTGGGATCTTACAAGTGTGTACattatgttcaatttttatttcaggttTATTACTAGCCTATGTGAATGGCAATGGTAACTTATGTAGAGCATTGGTCAGAGCTGGAGCTAAGCTAGGAACAATGAACAGACAgggattaaatatatttaatgcacCTGTTGCTACCaaacaattacttttcaaattattaGGTAAGTAAAAAATCCTTTCTATTTCCATAGgacttttaacctttttttttatcaggaataaaagatttttaaattcatgtttttaGTTCTGTGTTTATTTAAAGTTGTTAGGAAGTTTCAAATTGTCAGTCATCGCATTTCTAAAGCTTTATTAAGAACACTGGTTTAACTAATAAATATGACCTTTgtctttatatctatatattgttATGCTTTCTCCACAGTAATATCATTGAATACCAGCTACAAGTCATAATTGTTACAGTGTCttatatttaacaatattgaaatacacAATACAAATAATGTATCAACAAATTCTAGTCATTTTTTGTGTGCAACTTTTAGGATTAGTTGTCCTATTCAAAGTAAGTCTGATAAATTTTGTCCTCACTATATGTCGGATCTCTTTTAAGTTTTTGGGATTCAAGACAATTGCCATAATAGTTTTTGGGATTCAAGACAATTGCCATGAGATTTAGTGACATTTCACTTGAGATTTTGTGACACTTAAGCTATTGTCATCATACATTATTCAGTTTAGTTTGTGGTGTCAGACAATTTCAATTGTGATGTTCTgtattttgtcatataaatatttcttttattatagaTATGTTATCTAAAGAACCAGCTTGGTCAGAAGGAGAGATTTGTTTAGAATGTTGTGTTAAATTTGGaatcaaaacaagaaaacatcATTGGTAAGACATGACTTAATATGGTTTGCTGATGAGGCTATTATTGAAAATGATAGAATAATGAATATCCTCTTTTTTGTCCAACCTATGCATTTTGAACCTGGATTCATAAATCACCTATCATTTaaaggagggacgaaagataccagagggacagtcaagctcataaatcgaaaataaaggAAGTTACTTGTGGCCTGTAGGTTGTCCTCTTATGATATAGGTTTATAaacataggaagatgtggtttgatagccaatgagacagctctcaaACAGAGACCAAATTACATACAAGTAAGCAAATGTAGACCACTGTGTTACCTTCATCAATGGCAATGAGCAAAAACCATTATTTATttggataaaaaagaaaaaagggcTTTGAAATATGGactgcatatttttttcaatttcactgattaatgaatttatttttttctttcagtcgTCACTGTGGAAGACTTCTTTGTGCCAAGTGTTCATCTAAAGACATGCCAATTGTGaaatataatcaacaaaaacCTGTTCGTGTTTGTGATGTTTGTTTTGATGTGCTAAGTTTAGGCGGTGTATTTTAATGTCATAACAATGTTGTTTCATTGTACCACCTTACATTGCAATGTTAACCTTAAATGTTTGTGATATGATATGAAATGGTCAGTTTCATGTGTACATGTTCATATTTTGTGCATTTAGATTACAGAGTGAAAAAGCAAGTTAGTAATAGGTTGTCTAGATGTACCTTTGATCTTGAATGCTGGATAATGTTGAACTGCATCAgttgttttaagaaatataaaGAGAAAGTAGATGGAAAAGTATGTGGTAATTTCATAACTAAAAAAGATTACATGattaaaaatcttaaatatagatcaaataaaaaaaccccGATATAATATCTTTTTCGATAAAGGTTAAGTATCAATTTTTCACCATAAATAATGAGAATAACCAACACAGGGCAGcatttgatcaaaacatttattgagCATGGTGAACAAACAGTATGAAAATTTTACAGAATTCAGCTTTCTCGTTTTTATTCAGAAGGCTTTGAGgtttttgttaacatttgtgTTAGAtgtgtttgttgtattgtttttgtttttgtgtaaatttAGTTAAAAATCTGACAGATAACTTTGAATCTTTTTTGTATGCACCATAATTTTTTGCATACAGATGTTGATTAATATTGTCCCTTAAACAAACTGGTGGCAGGAGTGGATTCTAGTGAAGGATACATCATAAAATCAGggataaacatattttttgtcaaaattgtaTCGACTATTGCCACACTAATTATAAATCCTGTATTAGTGCTTGGATGAGCTTCAATTAATGCATGTGCTTTATAGAGATGTGCCAAAATAGTGTCATAGAAAAAAGAGAATAAAAGCTGTTgcttagaattttttttaaagtttttttttatagttttttacaTAGATAGTCAGTGTAGCATTTAACATGTGCAATATTCTGTGTATTTCTATACCTGTACATAATACCATCATATGCTTGTCAGAATTATGTTAAATGAACCAGTTCACTATGTAAGATGGACTAAGTTATTTAAAGCTagataaaattgatatttttttaagctcaatttgtttcagaaataaaaaatcatgaagTATTTTCTATGTCTAAACAGCCTTGACCTCTTACAAAAAAGGGTGAACAAATTATGGTGTAAttgattcatattttattgtacaaaagtggttgatgttttaaataagaTGAACATGTAGAGTTGTAAGAATGTCTGAACTAATACTGTAAACCTATAATTAACACTACCATTTTGTTAAGATAACTGACATTTGAGAGTGAAGAGAGGAATAATCAAttcttatttgatttcttctcctatatttgtttattttctgttattGGTGCATATACCTGTACCTTATTACCTTAACTTTTcttaaacttatttttgttttttaataaaaggtTGTTTGTGTGATCTAATACATAAACTGAATATTTTATAGtggcaaaattattttttacaatattctacgtacatagtttttttatgccccacctacgatagtagagggacaTTATGTTATCTCGTCTGTATGTCCTttcatctgtctgtctgtctgttcattCGTCACTTCCTTAGTCTGTGCGTTCTTAgccccgcttcaggttaaagtttttggtctaggcagtttttgatgaagtttaagtccaatcaacttgaaacttagtacacatgttcctaattatgatatgatctttctaattttaatgccaaataagagttctgaccccaatttcaaggtccactgaacatagaaaatgatactgcaaatggggcatccatgtactttggacacattcttgtttataatataaatttgttggttttttttagttaCAAAATTTATTCTGCCACATTTACAGTATAAACTTGAAGGGGACTGActtcaaagataaaaaaataaattgagattttttaaatctgtaaaaGTATAACCAATTACAGTTGCTTTCTTGTAGATATAAGTGTTGCTTTCTTATAGCCTGAGAAAGGACAATCTTATGGTTGCTTTCTTATAGACTGAGAAAGGAGAATCTTATGGTTGCTTTCTTATAGCCTGAGAAAGGACAATCTTGTGGTTGCTTTCTTGTAGACTGAGAAAGGACAATCTAATGGTTGTCTAGGGATTGTTTAGGAGAAATAATCTGATaatcaagaaaataaatgagATTTCCTGTGATGTACACTGTATATTAGTGCAATattatactgtggatttattattattcattggataccaattttcgagGGTTTTATGGATACAGTTGAACCACAATTTCAAATGTTCAATggataacatattttcaataggctttgtatacagagattggcaaaagcatgaaatcaaatgtccacgaatatgcaagttttcagcaatccacaaaaattgatatccatgaaaataagtGAATCCACAATAGTTAGgttcaaatacaatgtatttgtattgtagattgCTTTCGGTTTTGT from Mytilus trossulus isolate FHL-02 chromosome 8, PNRI_Mtr1.1.1.hap1, whole genome shotgun sequence includes the following:
- the LOC134728142 gene encoding rabankyrin-5-like — its product is MENIRGVLRSHDLLDKMAEGEVVKLQNHLSLLREEYVKLQNRLAQVEKKYQIAVASSGQSGSDDNFVARLLKTVAELFNKELYSDITIHLQGSQQIYGHRFVLAARSDYWGLPDLSSVKELDLTDIKYEVANALMKWVYTDEIDIKTDDVFLLELLRVATRFKLKVLQERCENGLMSFVNMKNCIRFYQTAEEISAELLKQHCSELISNHWNDFTSDDFETMPAPLLYSMFKAKTEFPLHTAIRAKREDVVFLYLMEFDSQLSNKLNEVDGKGDLPLDLALHSRQESIAHTLIKHRVDVNRRDNSGKCLLHKAIKRGDEFSAEFLITNKADVNMTTHLDKETPLHMVASFNPDVSSPDVIKGMARIAQKLLEHGSDPNQQDTAGSTPLHCSVFCKNEAVMQVLLNSSKTNLELKNLEGHTALWLAIQQVAEKEGDVEEVYGESSIAAQLLRKGSSADAVEPETGDVLLHLATRCGNERAGIFLAKNGAKLNLTNNKGETALHLACEKGLLKLTEILLDKGANPNSQTLKPSHSATEQLTFDGEQPPVSQQTPLHLALVHRHSDIVEIFLQHKVKAAHSEDGIKILPNFNLKDSDGQTVLGLALWSNLHSEAARLLGAGANINEKNSDGLTLLHQAIEKQDTASALFLIEHQADLGVVTPDGEIPLQHAIKRHLPVVVDILCKRGANMNLPDKEDNCPLWNALDSGQHDIAQILVKHGCDLDLWSAGPGGCRQTLLHRALDENNESVACFLIKSGCDKNSPRKPGPNGEGEEDAKELSSPLHLACCWGLETVVQCLIEHDAEVNVKDADSKRPVHVAIENQHTVIISLLLAHPSLDLTVRDKNGFTPFAAAMTTKNNKAAQAILNREPTAAEQVDNRGRNFLHIAIQKTDIESVLFLISINVNVNSPVQDSKQLMPLHLAVMHGSEIIVRNLLLAGADVNAKNKQKMTCLHLAAADNHASICSVLLDNRIEFDALDENNNNALHIAVQQGHLQATRVLLTESQINAEAVNAKGQMPIHVLCQYGRDNAAAIFELFKESMPDYPIDAVDSEANTGLLLAYVNGNGNLCRALVRAGAKLGTMNRQGLNIFNAPVATKQLLFKLLDMLSKEPAWSEGEICLECCVKFGIKTRKHHCRHCGRLLCAKCSSKDMPIVKYNQQKPVRVCDVCFDVLSLGGVF